A DNA window from Mastomys coucha isolate ucsf_1 unplaced genomic scaffold, UCSF_Mcou_1 pScaffold21, whole genome shotgun sequence contains the following coding sequences:
- the LOC116101417 gene encoding olfactory receptor 5B2-like → MENCTKVREFILLGLTDDPGLQVSLFIMFTLIYLIDVVGNMGMIMLVLMDSHLHTPMYFFLCNLSLVDLGYSSAVTPIVMSQFFTVSKVVSYNACAAQMFFFVGFATGENYLLASMAYDRYVAVCKPLHYSTRMTTSVCIFLNIGSYICGFLNAIFHVGDIFSLSFCKSNVVHHFFCDVPAVLALSCSDIHLSEVILVFLSTFNVFFALLIISVSYLFIFITVLKLKSDQGHQKALSTCASHLTVVSIFYSTVIFMYLQPSSSHSMDADKVASMFYTMIIPTLNPLVYSLRNKEVNNAFKKVLEKAKFLCKSEISDRK, encoded by the coding sequence ATGGAGAATTGTACAAAAGTGAGAGAGTTCATTCTCTTGGGACTAACTGATGACCCAGGCCTACAGGTCTCCCTTTTCATCATGTTCACCCTCATTTACCTCATTGACGTGGTTGGAAACATGGGTATGATAATGTTGGTTCTTATGGACTCTCATttgcacacacccatgtactttttccttTGTAACCTGTCTCTTGTAGACTTGGGTTATTCCTCAGCTGTCACTCCCATTGTCATGTCTCAGTTCTTCACAGTCTCCAAGGTGGTATCCTACAATGCCTGCGCTGCACAGATGTTCTTCTTTGTAGGCTTTGCCACTGGGGAAAATTACCTCTTAGCATcaatggcctatgaccgctatgtagcAGTATGCAAACCCCTGCATTACTCCACCAGGATGACAACaagtgtttgtatttttttgaaCATTGGCTCTTATATCTGTGGTTTCTTGAATGCCATTTTTCATGTTGGGGACATATTTAGCCTCTCTTTTTGTAAATCTAATGTGGTCCATCACTTTTTCTGTGATGTTCCAGCAGTCCTGGCTCTATCTTGCTCTGATATACACCTCAGTGAAGTGATTCTTGTTTTTTTGTCAACCTTCAATGTCTTCTTTGCTCTTCTGATCATCTCAGTTTCCTATCTCTTTATATTTATTACTGTCTTGAAACTGAAGTCAGACCAGGGACACCAAAAAGCTTTGTCCACCTGTGCCTCCCACCTCACTGTAGTCTCCATATTTTATAGCACTGTCATTTTCATGTACTTACAACCCAGCTCCAGTCATTCCATGGATGCAGATAAAGTAGCATCTATGTTCTACACTATGATCATCCCCACACTAAACCCACTGGTTTATAGCCTGAGGAACAAGGAAGTCAACAACGCATTCAAGAAAGTGCTTGAGAAGGCAAAATTTTTATGTAAGAGTGAGATTTCAGatagaaagtaa